DNA sequence from the Paenibacillus physcomitrellae genome:
TGACGTAGCTGGTGAAATTGGCGACAGCCACAAACAGCGCTTTGCGGCGGGCGTAGAACTGGATGACGGCTACCTGACCAAACCTGCCGAGCTCCAAGTGCTGGAGTATTATGAGAAGGACGGACAAAGCTGCAGCCGAATTTCATTGACCATTGTGGAAGGGAAGTTTCATCAGGTCAAACGGATGTTTGAAGCGGTAGGCTCCAAAGTACATTATTTGAAAAGAGTCAGCATGGGGACGCTGATGCTCGATCCTGATCTGCCTATAGGGGCGTTTCGTGCATTAACGGAGGAAGAATTGAACCGGCTGCAGAATATTCATCAGAAATAGAAGTCAGAAATAAAAGTTAGAAAGAGAAATCAGAAATAGATAAGGAGTGAAAAGATGAATTACCAACTGATTGCGCTTGACGTAGACGGCACACTGCTGACGGATGATCATAAACTGACAGACGAGACAGCGGAGGTGATTCGGGCTGTGGCCGCGACGGGCGTTGAAATCGTCCTTTGCACAGGCCGTGCGCCGCAAAGCTCTATCCCTTACATGCAGTCTCTGGGCCTGGAAGGCTCCATTATCACGCACAACGGAGCTGCTACCGTAGGGGTGAAAGGGGACACTTACACGGTTATCCACGAGTTTCCGCTTGATTTGAACGGACTGCAGCCCTATTTCGATTATTGCCGGGAGAATGGTGTCCACTTTGATGTGAATACAACCTTCAAGCTGTATGTTCCGGGAGCAGATCAGCTGGAACAGGACGTGCTGGATATGTACCGGCAGTTTCTGATTACGCCCAAGAACCTGCCGCCTTTGAGCGAGTTTACTGAGCCCGTCGTTAAAGTTACAGCAGCGGGCAGCAAAGAATTTATGGATAAAGTCGAGGCGGACTGGAGCTTGTGGGAACAGCCGTTTAATATGCTGCGCAGCGGCGATTATTTCGTGGATCTTATGCACAAGCAGTCCTCTAAGGGAGCGGCCTTGCAGCAGTTAGCGGAGAAGAGAGGGATTGCCCGCGAGAATATTATGGCTATTGGCAATTACTATAATGACCTTTCGATGCTGACTTACGCTGGGCTTGGCATTGCCATGGACAATTCACCGCTGGAGGTTAAAGCGGCAGCGGATGACGTAACCGTGTCCAATAATGAGGATGGCGTCAAAGCCGCACTGGAGAAATATTGTCTGAACAAGGCGGTTCTTTAAACATAAGAAAAAGAAAAAAAGCAAAGAGACCTCGATCATACGGATCGGTCTCTTTGCTTTTTTGTATACCTGTAGCGGGGTTCAAGTTAACCCAGCAGAAAGGTAACCGTTAAATGAGGAAAGTTCTCGAAATAATAACCAGCAAAATGAACAAAACCAGAATTGCGCCTGTCGAAGTCCAGCCTCCGCCATAGACAGCACCCATAGTTAATTCCTCCCTTTAGGTGATTCCGCCTGATTGCTGCGGTATGGGATATTGTATGAAGCGGGGGATAAATAGGAAGGGCGAAAGCCCGGAAGTGTGTCATTTATTTATTTTCTTCTTATTTGCCGGTCTGTCTCAAGCCTTTGGGATAATGATTTTTGAGCTGACCGCCGCTGCATTTGCCAAACCCGATCGGGAAGCCGTCTATCATAACAAGTGTCCAGCCTTGTAAGGACGGTTCAACGGCCAAAACCTCACCGCGCAGATAGGCCGCAATCTCGGCGGAATCTGCAGCGAAATCGACGGAGCTGACCGCTTGTTCACGGGATAAGGCAAGCGCCAGAGCATGGTCGGGTTCAAAGCGGCCCTTTCGGGAGACGCCCAGCCGGAGACCTGCCCGCGGGATTTTTAAGCCTTTCAGGAGGTCCGGCGTGAGCTGCAGTTCCTTGCCCCGGGGAAGCAGGTACAGAGCTTCGCCAAATGCTACCAGCCTGTCCTCATCGACTCGAAAACCGGTGGTCTGCTCCTTGAGCCAGCTCAGACAAGTTTGAACGGCTTGCATTTCTTCGTTTCCTTTGACAGCAGTCCCTTTAACTCTGGCACTGCGGGAGGATTTTGAGGA
Encoded proteins:
- a CDS encoding Cof-type HAD-IIB family hydrolase, whose protein sequence is MNYQLIALDVDGTLLTDDHKLTDETAEVIRAVAATGVEIVLCTGRAPQSSIPYMQSLGLEGSIITHNGAATVGVKGDTYTVIHEFPLDLNGLQPYFDYCRENGVHFDVNTTFKLYVPGADQLEQDVLDMYRQFLITPKNLPPLSEFTEPVVKVTAAGSKEFMDKVEADWSLWEQPFNMLRSGDYFVDLMHKQSSKGAALQQLAEKRGIARENIMAIGNYYNDLSMLTYAGLGIAMDNSPLEVKAAADDVTVSNNEDGVKAALEKYCLNKAVL
- a CDS encoding dihydroorotate dehydrogenase; protein product: MGAVYGGGWTSTGAILVLFILLVIISRTFLI